The genomic interval CTGGACATAAAGGCACAAGATGACATCAGTGTTCatgtaaaatcaaatatttcttTCAGAACCCTCAGTTTTATCTCATTTCACCTTTCCCCTGGTTTTAGTCGTGCCAACAAAGTCAACGTCGCCCACTCTTCCAGCTGCCCAGtgactcctctccctcttcatccTGCTGGCAAGGCCTCTGGCTACATTCTCCAGTGTCTCATCCACCgtggagcagcaggagcagcccAGCAGGACGCTGAGGGAAACATGAAGTGAATGGAGATGTGTATTGCATCAAATGGTTCCTTCCTCTTACCCTGACACCAGAATAACTGAATAAAAATAAGGGTCCATGCAAAGTGTTCAGAACATTTGTGAAAGATACTGCAATATCCCAAAGACCCTGTGCTTAATCTTTTAGAGATTACGTATTAAGATATCTCTGAAAACTAACAAGATTAGGCCACGAAAAATATAAAGTACAAATGTCCATCCTTGTAAGAATATCAGTGGAATGATGTAATCTCCGATTTTTGCACTTCTTACGGCATGTAGGTGCCTGGAAATTCAGTGAAGCCTCCTGATAGATCTGTGATCTTTGTGATATCTCTGAATTCAAGTTGATGCAGCTCAGCAATCACATGTGGAGGATAACATTAAAAGCATCCctacagatcagatttttctATCTATccatttttcctctctgtaaATGTTCTGAGAGATTTTTAAATTTGAGTATCATTTCATTATCCTGATGTAGGTCCACTTTGTTCAGTGACTGTAAACAAACCTCTCTAATACCTCACAAACATCCTGtgattctgtctctctcctctcatgtaTCTGCTGAATATAAGTAGGACTGTTAAATGTGCTTGAACTCTCCATACTTACAAATCTGAAGTCCAAATTGAAAGGCGTAATCTTACCTAAAAGCATCAACTTAGTGCTTTATTTAACCTCCTGCAATCTTTTCACTTTGTTGTACTGCCAAGGAGTTCACTGTGTAGTTgtggctgttttattttggtcgTCATTTGCTGTGGGTTTCCCAAGCTTCTTAAAATATTCAGATGAACTTTTTAGGAAAGTCAGGGATTTGTGACAAGAACAATCTGAGTTATGCCAAAATGCGGTcgtgaataaataatataaataatttaaatgaagcactttggatcaTAACTCATGAAAAGTAATGCAAGCAAAGCACCCGTGGAGGTTTTAAGAAATGCAAAGCTGATTTTTGACTTAAATAACTTTATACTCATTTGCATGTCTTtgaaaccttttaaaaaaacattgattcaaaCAAATGTGATTCAGTTTTGACCATGATGTTTCTTGAATCTGATAcgtctttaaagctgctgtatcAGGATTCTCCCATCGGTGAGGCAATgttggccttcaaggacaagacgCTCCCATGACGCATGATAAGTGTGATCTTTTATTTGACAAGTttttatcattaaaacatctatcaataccattttttttccacacagcAGGAATCTCTTGGTCTTCCAATAGGTGCATTTCATGCAGCCACTCACCATATACAAAAAGCATCTGTTCCTTACTAGTTTTTCTGTTCTGTGTTACTGAAGAAACATGGCGATGCAAAgttctgttctgctaaatgctgctgaatgctacacactgtacctttaactggCACAAATTAGACCACCAGCTACCGTTACATAAGAGTTTGTCTCATAGACCCCtttctgtttttgctgttttgtcgtttttgctgttgttgttgttttgagctAACTATGAGCTACCCTCAGATTAATTGGTGTCAATTAAGTggttaaaaacactttttggaTGTAATGTGGATTCAGGGGAGACATGTTGTGAACACAGGGATCATATAAAACATAGAGACTGTGAACCGTCACACCAATATTATGATGCTAAGAGATTTGAGCCCCAAATCGTACTCAGACAACTACACCATCCTTGATGAGCCAAAGCTCTAATGGTTTAAAGCTTTATTACGTATCATAATGCACATCATATTGAATTAGATGTAGAGCTGGTTTAAAAAATTACCCTCGTGCTGATGTCATTCAATAAAATGAAACTCATCTGATGTTTTGAGTGCTTCCTTACTGTCCATAGTCTGCCTCATCAAAAATGTAACACTTCTACTTTTGTTCTCAGTATTTAACCCTGGAAAAAGTTTTTCTTCAACAGCAGAGAAGTCCTGAGCAGCTCTCATGAATAATTCAAATCGAAAACTATACTTGGGAGTATTTAAGGCTTGTTAGTCCAGTGCAAATGTTTGCTTCCTGTAGCACCTCTTCCACTTACAGCCTGCTAATCTCTGTGCTCATCTGAATACTTCAAAAATGTCTATTTCCAGCGAATCTGATGAAGACTTCTTAATCTTGAAAACTGAGCGGCACTGCAATTTGTTTCGGATGAGGGCTTCTGCCAGTTGCCATGATTGTGCTGCATTTATAACTCAATGTGAGGGGACTAGGCCTGTCTGTTCCTATTGTCTCTGacctctaaacacacacacatacacacacctgtgcTCCTCTGACCACTCCAGAACGTCCCCACATCGCAGGCATCGAGTCTGTGGCTGCAGTGTGGCCTGTAAACAAATGAACACAAAGATATTAAGTCCATTTTCCTCTAAATCTATTATGACTCGCTCACCACTCCTTTCACTCAGAGGAAAGATTCTTAGAAGTATTTGTGGTCAATGCAAAGTCGGCAGAATTTTCATCCTCGCTTCATATGCAAAGCGCTTCCTGAATGATGTTTAAAGAAGAATATACACAACAGATTGTCAATCATATTCAGGAAACCAACAAAACTAGGCCACCGTGCTGTGGGCTCCCACTGGAACCCTTTGAACATTAAACGCCTCTGATATCAGGTCAAATGACAATAATGTGTAGAGATTCCTTTACTGTAAGCAGTCTTGTGAGTTGGTTTGTATGTAATCATTGTTTTCAAGTGAAAACAGACACAGTCTGTTTAtctctgaataaaataaatgacaccAAGCTCAGAAAGAGAGCTTATTCATAATTGATAAGATTATCCATTTGCCTGAGTAAACACAGACTCTTATCAGCAGCCTGATTTGCGTGGGCACTTGAGCTGCCTGTGAAAGATGATTAGAACAGAAATGCAGCACGAGTGCATATCTTATTGGACATAAGAAAGCTGCAGTCTCCCTGGGTACCTTTGACTAAGGAAAGTGTATTTATAGAACTGTGGTGCAATAATTAACGCACAGACTCAGAGTCAATTTGTGTTTAGCCATCTGTTTTAATGTAAGTGAGCAGCTTGTTGTggcagcctttatttgactgcagGTCTGGGTCGGGAAGGAAAGGACTATTGAGCATGCAAACAAGACACTTTGCATGCAAAGGTAGAGGAGAGGACGcccagctgagtgtgtgtgtgagtatttcacagacacagagactcttacacgcacacactctccATCTTGCTCGACGTCTGGCAAAATAAACCTCCATTTTCTTGAGCAGAGGGCAGTGTGATGTAGGATTCTTTTATCTATTGTTGTACATAAGCAGCTACAGTAAATGAGTTCTTGCAAACTGGGCCCCGAGACCTAGTTTATCACTGGTTGTGACCTCTGTTTGAATCTTCACCATAGACTATTGAGGAAAAAAGCAgtacagtgtttaaaaatggATACTTGTTTAGTTAATTAAACTGTTTTGAATCAAAAAAACTTCAATTATAAAGCAGTGCTACCAAATGCAGCGATGGAACCTTAAAACAAGAAACGGAAACGTGTAGAATCTAAGGTTTGAAATTCTATTGTGACCCTGATCTTTTCATCACAGAGAAAAAACTCTTTCACTTCACCCCGAGAGGTGCAGTAAAAAGTGCCTGCTTCTATTATTAGTACAAAACTTTCAGATTTctccattatttttaaagaggAATATAATAAATATGCATATTTGTATCACGTTAAGAACTACTGATGAGAACATCTCTTCCAGATATGATGCTACACAAACTTCTCTTTTATATGAAACATAAACCATAGAATAAATTCCCTTTGACAAATTTAGAAAGCAGTTAATGATACAGTAAATAAGTGGATGCCTTACTGTACGTACTCACCAGAGGTGTGTCTTGCGTCTCCTGCATGGCTGCATGAATGCTCTCCTTCTTGCTGAACCACACCTGTAAGAGCTCAGGGATCTCCCTTCAGGTGATCCACCTGGACCATCAGGAGGTGGGACAAAGGTGGGGCTCTCCCTCCAGCCAATCCCAGATACTGCTGTGCACCTTCAATTTGCATGATGGTCAGCTGCTGCACTTCGCTCTCATCAGCACCCCCTACCCCTGCTAGTTAATGACACACTTATGTAGAGCAACTTCACTTTTACAATcaactttttcattagtttctaCATATTCCATCTATAGCTGAAGACTCAAATTAAGCCCAAAAGTTGTTGCAGCATTAAGGGAGATAGATACACATTAGGAGTGTAATTCTTCCTGCTCGCTCCAGCATTGACTCCTTTAATGTGACAGCCTTTCAATCTTAAGTAcaaggtgaaagaaggcagatgtgtaataaatatccaaatCATTGCCCATTGAATCACAGATTATTATTGTGCTCACTCATAAAATGTTGGTTTAAGTGTGTCCTTGTAATTGTTATGCTTAGATTTTCTCCTCAGCCATCTTTATGGCATCAAGAATATATAGACAAGCACTTTATGAGGGTTGTAGCCAGCAGGGGACTTtagaacataaaaataaaagaaggcaCCAGTGCAAAGAAAGTCGTGATGCATTAATGAGAAAGAAGTTCTAAACCCTTTACTAGCATGTAGGGACATGCATATGGCACTGCATCACGTTTTCTCTTCTGGAAGGGCACCCAAGATGACACTTCATCACAATTTGTTGCATACTGTGCCACTAGAGAGCACTTTATCATATTCTATCTGCAATAAAGAATGATCCAAAAgggaatggattttttttcaatagAATTCTCACCTTTTTGCATTTCTCACATAAAAGGCCTGTGGAGATGTGAATCCAGTCGAGAAGAAGAGGGGCCGTGAAGGTCGCTAAATTGATCTGGTGATGAAAGCGAACTGCCACAAAGGTGCCATCACGCAAAGCCCCATAACCCCCAGACTCTTCAGCTGCTCAGTGATCAGTAAATCAGACCCTGGTTTTAATGTAAAGAGTGTGtttcaatgaatgaatgagaggAAGCCTTTTCTCATGTTTTGCTGCAAGAGTTTATCAAATTGGTTTAATCAAGCagaagttataaaataatttacataTAGCAGCTGAATTAATTCAAGAGTGAAAAAACTAGCACATTTCTCTGCAACCTGTAGGGAAAACTCTCGAAATAAAGCAATTAAAACTATGACAGCACTTTTTAATTACTGCCGTCTTGACCTATATGTAACTTAAACTACATTTCATATCCTCGTTTGAACTACTTTTCATTTTGGATCCTATACTTCCTTTCAATCACATCTTGGCAGGGAAACTTTGGTCTCCAGggcctgcaggcagagaggccTGTAGTTGCCACTGATCACAAATCCCTGgaggcaaagaaaaaaaagtcaacagaAATGTAATGACAGCAACACTGTGAGCTTTGGAGTTTATCTTTTGCTCACAGTTTGCAAATATGCAAATACACAAAATGCATGGATTAAAAGTCGGATAAACTCATGGCGCTCTGGTAGCACAACCTGTTCAGTGGAGCTTGGGAACGATTTGCTTCATTGAGCATCCACCCTGTCTCACTTTATCTTGTTGGCATGGAAAGAGGAGCCTTTCTATCAAAGCAGCTCCGCATAAAGGGGCTTTAATTAAGAGTATGACACACTGTTTAACAGATGATTAAGTGAGTGGGAATAGATGTAAAAGTCAATGAAATCCGCATCATATGGAGGGTTCCATGTTTGGATAAAAGGCACGTTCTATGTCTAAAGCGCGGGAAAGGTAAAGCTCCAGTTTTTGATTGACAAAGAGCTGCAACTCAAAGTATCCCGAACGAAACCGGGGTCTTTTATTCAGGAGTCTTCAAGGCACAATGACTGGATTTCGCCCCCTCCTGTGAGCCTCCAATTCAAAGagctgcagccaatcagcagcctCTGCTCATTGTGTACAAACAGAGCACCGTGCGCGCTGCAGCCTTTATATCCCCCTGAAGCTCTGAGAAGACCAGCACACACTTCAGGAAGACAGCAACTACAGCTTCCCCTAAAATTACAGAAATACTTTTCCACCAAAACTCCACAAGAACCATCCTCAAGATGAATCCCATTAGGGGCAGAGAGTCCGTCTGCAGGAATCTGTTCGGCTCGGTGGACCAGGAGCAGCTGCGCAGGGACTTAAAGCAGAGGCTGAGAGAGATCATGGACCAGGACAGCCGCCGCTGGAACTTTAACTTCCAGACTGACACGCCGATGTGTGGCAGGTTTCAGTGGGAGGAAATCCCCGCAGATTGCGCTGCTGCTGTTTACCATGAGTCTGCACAGCTGAAGGAGAAATCTGTCTGCTCCCACAGCACTGAGGAGGATGACAGGTTGAGCGCCTGCGAAGAAAGTGCAAAGACCGACCAGGAGAATTGCTCCAGTATCTCCAACACGCG from Notolabrus celidotus isolate fNotCel1 chromosome 3, fNotCel1.pri, whole genome shotgun sequence carries:
- the cdkn1ca gene encoding cyclin-dependent kinase inhibitor 1Ca, whose protein sequence is MNPIRGRESVCRNLFGSVDQEQLRRDLKQRLREIMDQDSRRWNFNFQTDTPMCGRFQWEEIPADCAAAVYHESAQLKEKSVCSHSTEEDDRLSACEESAKTDQENCSSISNTRKSPAEVTPIRRKRTHSKSAAIPRNNTKITDFFTKRRRSTETKIILNPFLTSSREASLCKTIR